In Drosophila bipectinata strain 14024-0381.07 chromosome 2R, DbipHiC1v2, whole genome shotgun sequence, one genomic interval encodes:
- the LOC108123147 gene encoding uncharacterized protein produces the protein MESTKEYLQAKYQGLCNYLERDTIGSELVIYGTSALMLAVAYVKRKPAYLVRQFKQPSHIPERLINERVMHTGRISGVQQRDQDTLLLIQHRPLIPLFTSRKRLLPVKLPGVRVNANGYSWLNQCLVGREATFLPLKTSSKDYVVCQLCLVHPPKGNRLLDVSETLLKLRFARFAQDAAAAVKRNGKYYQHLQKVERTTAEKEAWLSWAASYPYIWRRFNELKQRLLPKEKLLPELVR, from the coding sequence ATGGAGTCCACAAAGGAATACCTGCAGGCCAAGTACCAGGGCTTATGTAACTACCTGGAACGGGACACAATCGGCAGCGAGCTGGTCATCTACGGCACGTCCGCCCTCATGCTGGCGGTGGCCTACGTGAAGCGCAAGCCCGCCTACCTGGTCCGGCAGTTCAAACAGCCTTCCCACATCCCCGAGCGTCTCATTAACGAGCGCGTCATGCACACAGGCCGGATCTCTGGGGTGCAGCAGCGCGACCAGGACACGCTCCTTCTCATCCAGCACCGGCCACTGATTCCGCTGTTCACCAGCCGGAAGCGCCTGCTGCCGGTCAAGCTGCCGGGCGTTCGTGTCAATGCCAACGGCTACTCCTGGCTGAACCAGTGCCTCGTCGGACGGGAGGCTACCTTCCTGCCGCTAAAGACCAGTAGCAAGGACTACGTCGTCTGCCAGCTGTGCCTGGTCCATCCGCCCAAGGGCAACCGTCTCCTGGACGTCTCGGAGACCCTGCTCAAGCTGCGTTTTGCCCGCTTCGCCCAGGACGCTGCCGCAGCTGTGAAGCGCAATGGGAAGTACTACCAGCACTTGCAGAAGGTGGAACGCACCACTGCCGAGAAGGAGGCATGGCTGTCCTGGGCGGCCAGCTATCCGTACATCTGGCGGCGCTTCAATGAGCTCAAGCAGCGCCTCCTGCCCAAGGAGAAGCTCCTCCCAGAGCTGGTTCGCTGA
- the Tsp42Ea gene encoding 23 kDa integral membrane protein has product MSCGISMVKYILFIFNLLCSICGILLIVFGALLFSNIHSIDDFAEAVRNQQVPITMIVLGAVILLISWFGCCGAIRESYCMSMTYSILLFVLMIGQLALVIYMWVHKEQYLKLMGDVVEKAWERRTRRADYMDAIQISMECCGRSSYTDYSYQGFFPPSCCKDTNNCRSDTVYRRGCKGAFVDFWDRNSDIIKYSGLVIAAIEFVGFVFACCLANSIRNYRRRAEY; this is encoded by the exons ATGAGCTGCGGAATCTCCATGGTTAAATATAtactatttatatttaatttgctCTGTTCG ATATGTGGCATTTTGCTGATCGTGTTTGGAGCTTTGCTGTTCAGCAATATTCACAGCATCGATGACTTCGCGGAGGCCGTCAGAAACCAGCAGGTTCCGATTACCATGATCGTCCTGGGAGCCGTTATCCTGCTGATCTCATGGTTCGGCTGCTGTGGAGCTATCCGGGAATCCTATTGCATGTCCATGACG TACTCGATTCTATTGTTCGTCCTGATGATTGGCCAGCTGGCCTTGGTCATTTACATGTGGGTGCACAAGGAGCAGTACCTCAAGCTGATGGGCGATGTGGTGGAGAAGGCCTGGGAGCGTCGTACCCGTCGTGCCGACTACATGGATGCCATTCAGATTAGC ATGGAGTGCTGTGGACGCAGCAGCTACACCGACTACTCCTACCAGGGCTTCTTCCCGCCCTCTTGCTGCAAGGACACCAACAACTGCCGCTCGGACACCGTCTACAGGCGAGGCTGCAAGGGAGCCTTTGTTGATTTCTGGGACAGGAACAGCGACATCATCAAGTATTCCGGTCTGGTTATTGCAGCCATTGAG tttgttggctttgtctttgccTGCTGCCTCGCCAACAGCATCCGGAACTATAGACGTCGTGCGGAATACTAA